Proteins co-encoded in one Thermochromatium tepidum ATCC 43061 genomic window:
- a CDS encoding RodZ domain-containing protein, whose translation MTPSINTTPSDDPKMLDPNDTPGRRLRALRESRKLDIERVAAQLHLQRHVVEAIEGDQYERLPAPVFVIGYIKNYARLLGTDSTPLVAAYRAMVPAREGSLGQAPSVPSNSAHSSRGNRWVWVSVVLLIGLVAGVSTLWLRGQRDAALQSETLALSPKGEGTASASAVAAPTASSTTPNATAAMNAVTPTSAAGPGTTITAPPESIPLRGAQSHTPTGMTPTGPAAPPLQAPTETLVAASSLTGAQGTPEDEDATLDTETRAESVPQAPAPVPTSTEVVLEFTGTSWVDVRGANGRVVLNGEMRRGDRHVLDGQPPYKFVIGNTAATRLTVGGRPFDLKGRTKGNVARFSLDPSSME comes from the coding sequence ATGACTCCATCGATCAACACCACGCCGTCAGACGATCCCAAGATGCTGGATCCAAACGACACCCCGGGTCGCCGACTGCGGGCACTGCGGGAGTCGCGTAAGCTCGACATCGAGCGGGTCGCGGCCCAACTCCACCTTCAACGCCACGTGGTGGAGGCGATCGAGGGCGATCAATACGAGCGTCTGCCAGCACCCGTGTTCGTCATCGGTTACATCAAGAACTACGCCAGACTACTGGGGACCGATTCAACGCCCCTTGTCGCAGCCTATCGCGCCATGGTGCCGGCGCGTGAAGGCAGCCTGGGTCAGGCGCCGAGCGTCCCGAGCAATTCCGCGCATTCGTCCAGAGGCAACCGTTGGGTTTGGGTGAGCGTGGTGCTGCTGATTGGTCTCGTCGCTGGGGTGAGCACGCTTTGGCTGCGCGGACAACGCGATGCTGCGCTGCAATCTGAGACACTCGCACTATCGCCCAAGGGCGAGGGTACAGCGAGCGCGAGTGCGGTCGCCGCCCCCACGGCGTCTTCGACGACGCCCAATGCAACCGCGGCGATGAATGCCGTGACGCCGACCTCTGCCGCCGGCCCGGGGACGACGATCACGGCGCCTCCCGAGAGCATCCCGCTACGCGGCGCTCAATCCCACACACCCACCGGCATGACCCCAACCGGACCCGCCGCGCCCCCCCTCCAGGCACCCACGGAGACACTCGTCGCCGCCAGCTCGCTGACGGGTGCCCAGGGCACGCCCGAAGACGAAGACGCGACCTTGGACACGGAAACTCGGGCCGAATCCGTGCCGCAGGCACCCGCCCCCGTGCCAACTTCCACCGAGGTCGTTCTCGAATTCACCGGAACCTCCTGGGTCGATGTGCGTGGGGCCAACGGGCGCGTGGTCCTCAATGGAGAGATGCGCCGGGGGGATCGGCACGTGCTGGATGGCCAGCCACCCTATAAGTTCGTCATCGGCAATACTGCCGCGACCCGATTGACGGTCGGCGGTCGTCCCTTTGACCTCAAGGGGCGAACCAAGGGCAATGTCGCCCGCTTCTCGCTCGACCCAAGTTCAATGGAATGA
- a CDS encoding acetyltransferase: MSRYDVFNGDADGLCALHQLRLIEPIESRLITGPKREIDLLARVPVDQAESVTVLDIAMEKNAAALCALLEAGVPVTYFDHHFPGEIPRHPGLSAYLDMRPETCTSLLVDAFLAGRARAWAVVGAFGDNLDHVARQVAESLGLDAPEIECLRELGICLNYNGYGLSIEDLHLAPDALYRCLQPYANPLDFINEETAFARLCDGYADDMARARALRPEYEDAKHRLVILPDASWARRASGTYANELAWAAPEKAHAILTRLSTGGFLISVRAPVARPRGADQLCRRFPTGGGRAGAAGINHLPEADYDAFLEAFRTAFA; encoded by the coding sequence ATGAGCCGATACGATGTTTTCAATGGCGATGCCGATGGACTCTGTGCCCTGCATCAATTAAGGCTGATCGAGCCGATCGAGAGCCGACTCATAACCGGCCCCAAGCGCGAGATCGATCTGCTGGCCCGCGTTCCTGTGGATCAGGCCGAGTCTGTGACCGTGCTCGACATCGCGATGGAGAAGAATGCCGCGGCACTGTGCGCCCTGCTGGAGGCCGGCGTGCCTGTCACTTATTTCGATCATCATTTTCCAGGCGAGATTCCAAGGCATCCGGGGTTGAGTGCCTATCTGGACATGCGGCCCGAGACCTGTACCAGTCTGCTGGTCGATGCCTTTCTCGCTGGACGGGCGCGCGCCTGGGCCGTGGTCGGAGCCTTCGGCGACAACCTCGATCATGTGGCGCGCCAGGTCGCCGAATCGCTGGGGCTGGATGCGCCCGAGATCGAGTGTCTACGCGAACTGGGGATCTGTCTCAACTACAATGGTTACGGTCTCAGTATCGAGGATCTGCACCTTGCGCCGGATGCACTCTATCGGTGCCTCCAGCCTTACGCGAATCCGTTGGACTTTATCAACGAAGAGACTGCCTTTGCGCGACTGTGTGATGGATATGCCGACGACATGGCGCGCGCGCGTGCCCTCAGGCCCGAGTACGAGGACGCCAAGCACCGTCTCGTGATTCTGCCGGACGCCTCCTGGGCACGGCGCGCGAGCGGCACCTATGCCAACGAATTGGCTTGGGCGGCACCCGAGAAGGCGCATGCCATCCTCACGCGCCTGAGCACAGGTGGCTTTCTGATCAGTGTCCGCGCCCCGGTGGCGCGTCCTCGGGGTGCCGACCAGCTCTGCCGTCGCTTCCCGACCGGAGGCGGGCGCGCGGGCGCAGCCGGTATCAATCATCTGCCCGAGGCCGATTACGACGCCTTTTTGGAGGCATTCCGCACGGCCTTCGCCTGA
- the pilW gene encoding type IV pilus biogenesis/stability protein PilW, producing MNTKRIDPRHSMVFGLCLALSSCGGKSSLKTGDEELGLTQDDSPAKLYVDLAKEYQRLGQTEVALRRAQQAVKTDSKYAPAHVWLAFLFEQLKQTDEAAKHYEYATRLAPNNPDVLNAYGSFLCNQRRYTEADAQFVKAAANPVYATPWIALTNAGNCAVEAGDTTKAEDYYRAAIQANPNFGAPLAKLAELKMKRGDAKAAKDYIDRYFKPETVRTPAVSRIALQVGLEAERALGNRKRAAFYQDVLNKSFSDSTKPGRVP from the coding sequence ATGAATACAAAGCGCATCGATCCAAGACACTCCATGGTCTTTGGTCTCTGCCTGGCGCTGTCGTCCTGTGGCGGCAAGTCGTCCCTGAAGACAGGCGACGAGGAACTGGGCCTGACCCAAGATGATAGTCCGGCCAAGCTCTATGTCGATCTGGCCAAGGAATACCAACGACTGGGCCAGACCGAGGTTGCCCTGCGCCGCGCCCAGCAGGCCGTCAAGACCGATTCCAAATATGCGCCGGCACACGTCTGGCTGGCCTTCCTGTTCGAACAGCTAAAGCAAACCGACGAGGCCGCCAAACACTATGAGTACGCCACACGACTTGCCCCGAACAATCCGGATGTGCTCAATGCCTATGGCTCCTTCCTGTGCAATCAGCGCCGCTACACTGAAGCCGATGCACAGTTCGTCAAGGCCGCCGCTAATCCCGTCTATGCCACGCCCTGGATCGCCCTGACCAACGCCGGCAACTGCGCCGTCGAGGCGGGCGACACGACCAAGGCCGAGGACTATTACCGCGCGGCCATCCAAGCGAACCCCAACTTTGGTGCCCCGCTGGCCAAGCTCGCCGAGCTGAAAATGAAGCGCGGCGATGCCAAGGCCGCCAAGGACTACATCGACCGCTATTTCAAGCCAGAGACGGTTCGCACACCCGCCGTCTCGCGCATTGCGCTCCAGGTCGGTCTCGAGGCCGAACGCGCGCTCGGCAATCGCAAGCGTGCTGCCTTCTATCAGGATGTATTAAACAAGAGCTTCTCCGACTCGACGAAGCCGGGTCGCGTCCCCTAG
- the prfB gene encoding peptide chain release factor 2 (programmed frameshift), which yields MLDINPIAHQIADLKGRVESLRGYLDYAERRDRLTEVLRELEDPNIWNDPARAQALGRERAALEAVVLRLDELNGALADADDLLALAAEESDEATLESLVADLKNYESRVSELEFRRMFSGEMDACNAFLDIQAGSGGTEAQDWAEMLLRMYLRWGERRGFKTELMEVSAGEVAGIKSATVRFEGDYAFGWLRTEIGVHRLVRKSPFDSGNRRHTSFASVFVSPEVDDSVEIEINPADLRIDVYRASGAGGQHVNRTESAVRITHLPTGIVVQCQNDRSQHKNKDQAMKQLRSKLYELEMQKRRASQQALEDSKSDIGWGSQIRSYVLDQSRIKDLRTGVEIANTQAVLDGHLDPFIEASLKSGL from the exons ATGCTTGACATCAATCCGATCGCCCATCAAATCGCTGATCTTAAGGGACGCGTCGAGTCCCTCAGGGGGTATCTT GACTACGCCGAACGCAGGGATCGGCTGACCGAGGTCCTGCGCGAGCTGGAGGATCCCAACATTTGGAACGATCCGGCCCGCGCCCAGGCACTCGGACGCGAGCGCGCGGCGCTGGAGGCCGTGGTGCTCAGGCTCGACGAGCTGAACGGCGCGCTGGCCGACGCCGACGACCTGCTCGCGCTCGCCGCCGAGGAGTCCGACGAGGCGACGCTTGAATCTCTGGTCGCCGATCTCAAGAACTATGAATCGCGCGTGTCTGAACTCGAGTTTCGGCGCATGTTCTCTGGCGAGATGGATGCTTGCAATGCCTTTCTCGACATCCAGGCCGGCTCGGGTGGCACCGAGGCCCAGGATTGGGCGGAGATGCTGCTTCGCATGTATCTGCGCTGGGGTGAGCGACGCGGCTTCAAGACCGAGCTGATGGAGGTCTCGGCGGGCGAGGTCGCCGGTATCAAGTCGGCGACCGTCAGGTTCGAGGGCGACTATGCCTTCGGCTGGCTGCGCACCGAGATCGGTGTGCATCGTTTAGTGCGCAAGTCGCCCTTCGACTCAGGTAACCGACGGCATACGTCCTTCGCCTCGGTGTTCGTCTCGCCCGAGGTCGACGACTCGGTCGAGATCGAAATCAACCCAGCGGATCTGCGCATCGATGTCTATCGGGCCAGTGGTGCCGGCGGCCAGCACGTCAACCGCACCGAGTCGGCGGTGCGCATCACCCATCTCCCCACAGGGATCGTGGTCCAGTGTCAGAACGACCGTTCGCAGCACAAGAACAAGGATCAGGCGATGAAGCAGCTCAGGTCCAAACTCTACGAGTTGGAGATGCAGAAACGTCGCGCCAGTCAGCAGGCCCTGGAAGACAGCAAGTCCGATATCGGTTGGGGCAGCCAGATCCGTTCCTATGTGCTCGACCAGTCGCGCATCAAGGATCTGCGCACTGGGGTGGAGATCGCCAATACCCAAGCTGTACTCGACGGCCATCTCGACCCCTTCATCGAAGCCAGCCTCAAGAGTGGACTCTGA
- the ndk gene encoding nucleoside-diphosphate kinase, with the protein MAIERTLSIIKPNAVAKDAIGAILSRFEAAGLKIVAARMLHMSREQASAFYAIHQGKPFFDELVDFMISGPVMVQVLEGEDAVAKNRKIMGATNPAQAAPGTIRADFADSFTENAVHGSDSPENAAVEIAFFFPEGVCPRTR; encoded by the coding sequence ATGGCTATTGAGCGCACCCTTTCCATCATCAAGCCGAACGCCGTCGCCAAGGACGCCATCGGCGCCATCCTCAGCCGTTTTGAGGCCGCCGGACTCAAGATCGTCGCCGCGCGCATGCTGCACATGAGCCGTGAGCAGGCCAGCGCCTTCTATGCCATCCATCAGGGCAAGCCCTTTTTCGACGAACTGGTTGACTTCATGATCTCCGGCCCTGTGATGGTCCAGGTGCTGGAAGGTGAGGATGCCGTGGCCAAGAACCGCAAGATCATGGGTGCCACCAACCCGGCCCAGGCCGCGCCCGGTACCATCCGCGCCGACTTCGCCGACTCCTTCACCGAGAACGCCGTGCACGGTTCGGACTCGCCGGAGAACGCCGCCGTCGAGATCGCCTTCTTCTTCCCCGAGGGCGTCTGCCCCCGTACCCGCTGA
- the lysS gene encoding lysine--tRNA ligase yields METNPNSTTAEALDENKLIAQRREKLARLRERGNAFPNDFRRDALAGDLLAQYEALEAEELERRAVRVKLAGRLMTRRIMGKASFAHIQDMSARIQIFVQRDRVGEEAYEDFKRELDLGDILGVEGQVFKTKTGELSVRCEAIRLLTKALRPLPEKFHGLTDMELRYRQRYLDLIMNSSTREIFRVRAAIVQFIRDYLNGRGYLEVETPMMQVIPGGAAARPFITHHNALDMPLFLRIAPELFLKRLVIGGFEKVYEINRNFRNEGLSTRHNPEFTMLEFYEAYADYQDLMDLTEDMLRRMATTILGTTQIRYQGATYDFGRPFARLSVREAILKFNPDLTAVDVDDRDRLRTAVERHGVVPKPSWGLGKLQLELFEQTVEGRLMDPTFITRYPTEVSPLARRNDEDPFVTDRFELFVGGREIANGFSELNDAEDQAARFRAQAAAKEAGDQEAMYYDADYIRALEYGLPPTAGEGIGIDRLVMLLTDSPSIRDVLLFPHMRPESV; encoded by the coding sequence ATGGAGACCAATCCCAATTCGACTACCGCCGAGGCGCTCGATGAGAACAAACTGATCGCCCAACGGCGCGAGAAGCTGGCGCGGCTGCGCGAGCGTGGCAATGCGTTCCCAAACGATTTCCGGCGCGATGCCCTGGCCGGAGACCTCTTGGCTCAGTACGAGGCGCTGGAGGCCGAGGAACTCGAGAGGCGTGCGGTGCGTGTCAAGCTGGCCGGACGGCTGATGACGCGGCGCATCATGGGCAAGGCAAGCTTTGCGCATATCCAGGACATGTCGGCGCGCATCCAGATCTTTGTCCAGCGCGACCGGGTGGGCGAGGAAGCCTATGAGGATTTCAAGCGCGAGCTGGATCTCGGCGACATCCTCGGCGTCGAGGGCCAGGTGTTCAAGACCAAGACCGGGGAGCTCTCGGTGCGCTGTGAGGCGATCCGGCTGCTGACCAAGGCGTTGCGCCCCTTACCGGAGAAGTTTCATGGTTTAACCGACATGGAGCTCCGCTATCGGCAACGCTATCTGGATCTGATCATGAACAGCAGCACGCGTGAGATCTTCCGTGTGCGGGCCGCGATCGTGCAGTTCATCCGCGACTATCTCAATGGTCGCGGCTATCTTGAAGTCGAGACGCCGATGATGCAGGTGATTCCGGGCGGTGCAGCGGCGCGGCCCTTCATTACACATCACAACGCGCTCGACATGCCGCTCTTTCTGCGCATCGCGCCCGAGTTGTTTCTCAAGCGTCTGGTGATTGGCGGGTTCGAGAAGGTCTATGAGATCAATCGTAATTTCCGAAACGAAGGGCTATCGACCCGGCACAACCCCGAGTTCACCATGCTGGAGTTCTACGAGGCCTATGCCGACTATCAGGATCTGATGGATCTGACTGAGGACATGCTGCGTCGCATGGCGACCACGATCCTGGGGACCACCCAGATCCGCTATCAGGGCGCGACCTATGATTTTGGGCGACCCTTTGCGCGGCTGAGCGTGCGCGAGGCGATCCTTAAGTTCAATCCCGATCTGACGGCGGTGGACGTCGATGACCGCGATCGCCTGCGCACGGCGGTCGAGCGTCATGGCGTCGTACCCAAGCCGAGCTGGGGTCTGGGCAAGTTGCAGCTCGAACTCTTCGAGCAGACGGTCGAGGGCCGGCTGATGGATCCGACCTTCATCACCCGCTATCCGACCGAGGTCTCACCGCTGGCGCGGCGTAACGATGAGGACCCCTTTGTCACTGATCGTTTCGAGCTGTTCGTCGGCGGGCGCGAGATCGCCAACGGCTTCTCGGAGCTCAACGACGCCGAGGATCAGGCCGCTCGTTTCCGTGCCCAGGCGGCCGCGAAGGAGGCCGGCGATCAGGAGGCCATGTACTATGATGCCGACTATATCCGCGCCCTGGAGTACGGGCTGCCACCGACGGCGGGTGAGGGCATCGGCATCGACCGCTTGGTGATGCTCTTGACCGACTCGCCCTCGATCCGCGACGTGTTGCTGTTCCCGCACATGCGTCCTGAGTCGGTTTAG
- the rlmN gene encoding 23S rRNA (adenine(2503)-C(2))-methyltransferase RlmN, with amino-acid sequence MSATSARPNPLDLDLAGCESLVTALGFKAFHGRNLFKWMHKHGVVDFDAMTDLPKRLRLALRDTVEIRLPRILETHPSADGTVKWVLELDDGQRIETVFIPEGKRRTLCVSSQVGCALECAFCATARQGFNRNLSVAEIIGQVWQATRRLGVAPTNVVMMGMGEPLANFEPVVRAMDIMQDDLAYMLAKQRVTLSTSGIVPNIYRLREVSDVSLAVSLHAPNDALRDVLVPINRKYPLAELIPACKHYVAGDKRRKITWEYVMLDGINDSPTHAKQLIRLLEGVPSKVNLIPFNPFAGSDFGTSPPERVETFRARLVRSGLFAMTRKTRGDEIAAACGQLVGRVRDRTGRCGRVRIEFKERLEAR; translated from the coding sequence ATGAGCGCCACCTCGGCCAGACCCAATCCGCTTGACCTCGACCTCGCAGGTTGCGAGTCGCTGGTGACGGCGCTCGGTTTTAAGGCGTTCCATGGCCGCAATCTCTTCAAGTGGATGCACAAGCATGGCGTCGTCGACTTCGACGCCATGACCGATCTACCCAAGCGCCTGCGCTTAGCCCTGCGCGATACGGTCGAGATCCGGCTGCCGCGCATCCTTGAGACCCACCCGTCCGCCGACGGCACCGTCAAGTGGGTGCTGGAACTGGACGACGGACAGCGGATCGAGACCGTGTTCATCCCTGAGGGCAAGCGCCGCACCCTGTGCGTGTCTTCTCAGGTCGGTTGCGCGCTCGAGTGCGCCTTCTGCGCCACCGCGCGCCAGGGCTTCAACCGCAACCTGAGCGTTGCCGAGATCATCGGTCAGGTTTGGCAGGCCACGCGGCGGCTCGGCGTCGCGCCAACCAACGTGGTCATGATGGGCATGGGCGAGCCGCTGGCCAACTTCGAGCCCGTGGTCAGGGCCATGGACATCATGCAGGACGATCTGGCCTATATGCTGGCCAAGCAGCGTGTGACCCTGAGCACCTCGGGCATCGTACCCAACATCTACCGGCTGCGCGAGGTCAGCGACGTCTCGCTGGCCGTCTCGTTGCATGCACCGAACGATGCCCTGCGCGACGTGCTGGTGCCGATCAACCGCAAGTATCCACTCGCTGAGCTGATCCCTGCTTGCAAACACTATGTCGCAGGCGATAAGCGGCGCAAGATCACCTGGGAATATGTGATGCTCGACGGCATCAACGACAGCCCGACGCACGCCAAACAGCTCATCCGTCTGCTCGAAGGCGTGCCGTCCAAGGTCAATCTGATTCCCTTCAACCCATTCGCCGGCAGCGATTTCGGCACCTCGCCGCCAGAGCGGGTCGAGACCTTCCGCGCACGTCTCGTGCGCTCCGGCCTCTTTGCCATGACACGTAAGACCCGCGGCGACGAGATCGCCGCCGCCTGCGGCCAACTGGTCGGGCGCGTTCGGGATCGCACCGGACGGTGCGGGCGCGTCCGAATCGAGTTCAAGGAAAGGCTGGAGGCGCGATGA
- a CDS encoding YgfZ/GcvT domain-containing protein, which produces MMHQWRDVLTAGTGSIDAAGRVQFPEPTTPTDCRLFDLSHLGLIAARGADAANFLQGQLTNDVRELSASHTQLSAHCSQKGRILTLFRVLRLGETLYLQTPLERVAETIQRLSRFILRAKVSLSDAGNELIRIGLAGATAAELLAAQGLPTPERDNGLAQSGEIAVIRIPGATPRFELLGPFEPLRRLWEVLAPQAAPANAVDWTRLDIQAGLPNVYQRTVETFVPQMLNLQLIDGLSFNKGCYTGQEVVARMQFLGKLKRRMYLAEVEREAPPEPGEELSAASSTSQQTDGWVVDSAPLGERRHVLLVVAEIAAVDRGDEIRLGVAGPVLSLREPPYGFPA; this is translated from the coding sequence ATGATGCATCAATGGCGAGACGTCCTGACCGCCGGCACAGGCTCCATCGACGCCGCGGGGCGCGTCCAGTTCCCGGAACCTACGACTCCTACCGACTGCCGGCTGTTTGATCTCTCGCATCTCGGTCTGATCGCGGCGCGCGGCGCGGATGCGGCGAATTTTCTGCAGGGGCAGCTGACCAACGATGTTCGCGAGCTGTCGGCCAGTCACACCCAGCTCAGCGCCCATTGCAGCCAGAAAGGGCGTATTTTGACGCTGTTTCGCGTCCTGCGCCTAGGCGAGACCCTCTATCTCCAGACGCCGCTGGAGCGCGTGGCCGAGACCATCCAGCGTCTAAGCCGCTTCATCCTACGCGCCAAGGTCAGTCTAAGCGATGCCGGCAATGAACTGATCCGCATCGGACTGGCGGGCGCGACGGCGGCGGAGCTGCTTGCGGCTCAGGGACTGCCAACCCCAGAACGCGACAATGGGCTGGCGCAGTCCGGCGAGATCGCTGTGATCCGGATCCCAGGCGCCACACCGCGCTTCGAGCTGCTCGGTCCCTTCGAGCCGCTGCGCAGGCTCTGGGAGGTGCTCGCGCCCCAGGCCGCGCCTGCCAATGCCGTCGACTGGACCCGGCTCGACATCCAGGCCGGTCTGCCGAACGTCTATCAGCGAACGGTCGAGACCTTTGTGCCCCAGATGCTCAATCTGCAACTCATCGATGGCTTGAGTTTCAACAAGGGCTGCTATACCGGGCAGGAGGTCGTGGCGCGCATGCAGTTCCTCGGCAAGCTCAAGCGGCGGATGTATCTGGCCGAGGTCGAACGCGAGGCCCCGCCCGAGCCTGGCGAGGAGCTCTCTGCTGCCTCCAGCACCTCGCAACAGACTGATGGCTGGGTAGTCGACTCAGCCCCCCTCGGCGAGCGACGCCACGTCTTACTGGTCGTCGCCGAGATCGCCGCCGTCGACCGTGGTGACGAGATCCGGCTTGGCGTCGCTGGGCCTGTGCTCAGTCTGCGTGAGCCGCCCTATGGATTCCCGGCCTAA
- the hisS gene encoding histidine--tRNA ligase produces the protein MSKYIQAIRGMHDILPERIAVWQHVEQTAREVLAGYGYSEIRTPLVEVTELFKRSIGEVTDIVEKEMYSFADRHGDSLSLRPEGTAGCVRAAIEHGLLTQPQRLWYQGPMFRYERPQRGRYRQFHQIGVESFGLTGPDIDIEIILLTARLWRRLGLDGLRLEINTLGDSAERQVYRERLLDYLASRADRLDPDSRRRLTTNPLRILDSKHPETQRLLTDAPSLIDVLGEETRAHFERLCAGLDAAGIAYRINPRLVRGLDYYNRTVFEWITADLGTQGTVCAGGRYDGLVEQLGGRPTPAVGFALGLERLVEILEQSGFAAERRLDAYLVAVGERAEAAAPALAERLRDALPRLRLQSNCGGGSFKSQFKKADKSGARFALILGDEELERGVIGVKDLRGTSEQRELSYADVASFLAETL, from the coding sequence ATGAGCAAATACATCCAAGCCATCCGTGGGATGCATGACATCCTGCCAGAGCGCATCGCTGTCTGGCAGCATGTCGAGCAGACCGCGCGCGAGGTGCTGGCCGGCTATGGCTACAGCGAGATCCGCACCCCCCTGGTCGAGGTAACCGAATTGTTCAAGCGCTCCATCGGCGAAGTGACCGACATCGTCGAGAAGGAGATGTACAGCTTCGCCGACCGCCATGGCGACAGCCTCAGTCTGCGCCCGGAGGGAACGGCAGGCTGCGTGCGCGCCGCCATCGAGCACGGACTGCTGACGCAGCCGCAACGGCTCTGGTACCAGGGGCCCATGTTCCGCTACGAGCGCCCACAGCGCGGACGCTATCGGCAGTTCCATCAGATCGGCGTGGAGTCCTTTGGGCTGACCGGACCCGACATCGACATCGAAATCATCTTGCTTACCGCGCGGTTGTGGCGGCGTCTGGGGCTCGATGGCTTGCGGCTGGAGATCAACACCCTGGGTGATAGCGCCGAGCGTCAGGTCTATCGCGAGCGTCTCTTGGATTATCTCGCGTCACGCGCCGATCGGCTCGACCCCGACAGCCGGCGGCGCCTGACCACCAATCCGCTGCGGATCCTGGATTCCAAGCACCCGGAGACCCAGCGATTGCTGACTGACGCCCCCAGCCTCATAGACGTCCTGGGCGAGGAGACACGCGCCCACTTCGAGCGTCTGTGTGCCGGACTCGACGCTGCCGGTATCGCCTATCGGATCAACCCGCGTCTAGTACGTGGACTGGACTACTACAATCGCACCGTCTTCGAATGGATCACCGCGGATCTCGGTACCCAGGGGACGGTGTGTGCCGGCGGGCGCTATGACGGGCTGGTCGAACAGCTCGGCGGGCGTCCGACCCCAGCGGTCGGCTTTGCCCTGGGATTAGAGCGGCTGGTCGAGATCCTGGAGCAATCTGGATTTGCTGCCGAGCGGCGCCTTGACGCCTATCTGGTCGCCGTCGGTGAACGGGCCGAGGCGGCCGCGCCCGCACTGGCGGAACGACTGCGCGATGCCTTGCCCAGGCTGCGTCTTCAGTCAAACTGCGGCGGCGGCAGCTTCAAGAGCCAGTTCAAGAAGGCCGACAAGAGTGGGGCACGCTTCGCACTGATCCTGGGCGATGAAGAACTGGAACGCGGCGTCATCGGCGTGAAGGATCTGCGCGGCACATCCGAACAACGCGAGCTCAGTTACGCGGATGTGGCCTCCTTCCTCGCCGAGACGCTTTAA